In one window of Rhinatrema bivittatum chromosome 10, aRhiBiv1.1, whole genome shotgun sequence DNA:
- the ANGPTL3 gene encoding angiopoietin-related protein 3, whose product MKTPLFFIFILPLVFSSRREKDDLTDSVPTETRSKFAMLDDVRILANGLLQLGHGLKDFVHKTKVQINEIFQKLNIFDKSFYDLSEQTSEIKEEEEELRKATSKLQANNEELKNMSHDISAKIENLRQDKIQLQYKVEDMEEKLSKFLQEQPKIHEAGEVSLLKNFVEQQDANIRQLLKIVQEQRLQLDQQHSQIRDLKEKVSNTSFQESRRSLPSTRKPQSKPKPSLLHDFAAEAGRQNDIPNDCNDFYNGGQRIPGIYSIQPNGSEIFNVYCEITPDSAWTVIQRRIDGSLDFNQTWDSYANGFGDLNGEFWLGLERLYAIAQQADYILHIELEDWGANKRYIEYTFTLGNKETDYMLFLSQTSGNIPSAMSEQTEIRFTTRDHTSTAKRESNCPESYSGGWWHAECGGTNLNGKYMKPRPKGKVEKRGGLFWKPAKGRLYAVKSTKMMIRPIDPENFD is encoded by the exons ATGAAaacacctttattttttattttcatcctCCCTTTAGTTTTTTCATCTAGGAGAGAAAAAGATGATTTAACAGACTCTGTGCCTACGGAAACAAGATCGAAGTTTGCCATGCTGGACGACGTAAGAATCTTGGCCAACGGCCTCCTTCAGCTGGGACACGGGCTTAAGGACTTTGTTCACAAAACCAAAGTGCAAATCAACGAGATATTCCAGAAGCTCAATATCTTTGACAAGTCCTTTTATGACCTCTCCGAGCAGACCAGTGAAatcaaggaagaggaggaagagctcAGGAAAGCAACGTCTAAACTGCAAGCCAACAATGAAGAACTCAAAAACATGTCGCACGACATTAGTGCCAAAATTGAAAACCTTCGGCAAGACAAGATCCAGCTGCAGTACAAAGTAGAGGACATGGAAGAGAAGCTGAGCAAGTTCTTGCAAGAACAGCCAAAAATTCATGAGGCCGGAGAAGTCTCTTTGCTTAAA AATTTCGTAGAACAGCAGGACGCCAACATCAGGCAGCTTCTGAAAATTGTGCAGGAGCAGCGTTTGCAGCTGGACCAGCAACACAGTCAAATAAGGGACCTCAAGGAGAAG GTCAGCAATACCAGTTTTCAAGAAAGCAGGAGGAGCCTGCCATCTACGAGGAAACCACAGTCAAAACCCAAACCCTCTCTTTTGCATGACTTCGCAGCAGAGGCTGGCAGACAAAATG ACATCCCCAACGACTGCAATGACTTTTACAATGGAGGCCAACGAATCCCTGGCATTTACTCCATCCAACCCAACGGATCTGAAATCTTTAACGTCTACTGCGAAATTACGCCAG ATAGTGCATGGACAGTAATTCAGAGAAGGATCGATGGATCTTTGGATTTTAACCAGACCTGGGACAGCTATGCAAATGGATTTGGAGACCtcaacg GTGAATTCTGGCTGGGACTGGAGAGACTGTATGCCATTGCTCAGCAAGCAGACTACATCCTGCACATTGAGCTGGAAGACTGGGGAGCCAACAAACGGTATATCGAGTACACGTTTACCCTTGGGAATAAGGAGACAGACTACATGCTCTTCCTTTCACAGACCTCGGGGAACATTCCCAGTGCCATGAGCGAACAAACAGAAATTAGATTTACTACTAGAGATCACACCAGCACCGCAAAGAGAGAGTCAAACTGTCCAGAAAGTTACTCAG GTGGGTGGTGGCACGCCGAATGTGGAGGAACCAACCTAAATGGAAAATACATGAAACCAAGACCCAAGGGGAAGGTGGAGAAAAGAGGCGGATTATTCTGGAAGCCTGCGAAAGGGCGACTCTACGCGGTGAAGTCAACAAAAATGATGATCCGTCCGATCGATCCAGAAAATTTTGACTGA